A stretch of the Planktothricoides raciborskii GIHE-MW2 genome encodes the following:
- a CDS encoding DUF4347 domain-containing protein — MGCQIANESNPKNQDFLYQLAALTNAKIVASKNLTGSAKLGGDWALEFKPGEIPDSLAFELPIIQAYSGILAATYVAEIFNGSIPQGEWIFGSGLRSQPPKLTAAPAGLIPGFPGLEGTGQDAEGFGVLRLTNNSTFQSAFAINNTPFPSGAGLKITFDLFAYGGSPNYAGDGFSFFLIDGTASPTTAGAFGGSLGYAQKQTSSTNPTLIPGLVGGYLGVGFDEFGNFSNDNELRVGRSPTLSTNAGGIATGRIPDSVAIRGSQSTQYRYLAGTPDLKTINLPNPA; from the coding sequence ATCGGCTGCCAAATAGCTAATGAGTCTAACCCAAAAAACCAAGACTTTTTATATCAGCTTGCGGCGTTAACCAATGCCAAGATTGTCGCCTCGAAAAACCTAACTGGTTCTGCCAAACTTGGGGGCGATTGGGCATTAGAATTTAAACCGGGCGAAATTCCCGATAGTTTAGCTTTTGAATTGCCAATTATCCAAGCCTACTCTGGTATTTTAGCGGCTACTTATGTGGCTGAAATTTTTAACGGAAGTATCCCACAAGGGGAGTGGATATTTGGTAGTGGTTTAAGATCGCAACCACCCAAATTGACCGCAGCCCCGGCAGGGCTTATTCCTGGTTTTCCTGGGTTAGAAGGGACTGGGCAAGATGCAGAGGGTTTTGGAGTTTTAAGATTAACTAATAATAGTACATTTCAGTCCGCGTTTGCGATTAATAATACCCCATTTCCTTCTGGGGCTGGTTTAAAGATTACATTTGATTTGTTTGCTTATGGTGGCAGCCCTAATTATGCGGGGGATGGCTTTAGTTTCTTTCTGATTGATGGTACAGCTTCCCCTACAACTGCCGGTGCTTTTGGTGGGTCTTTGGGCTATGCCCAAAAACAAACATCCAGTACGAATCCAACTTTAATCCCAGGGTTAGTCGGTGGCTATTTAGGCGTTGGATTTGATGAATTTGGGAATTTTTCTAATGATAATGAATTGCGGGTAGGGCGATCGCCAACTTTATCCACAAATGCCGGGGGTATAGCTACCGGAAGAATTCCTGATTCTGTAGCAATTCGTGGGAGTCAAAGTACACAATATCGATACTTAGCCGGAACTCCAGACCTCAAAACAATTAATCTGCCTAACCCGGCTTAG